In Ctenopharyngodon idella isolate HZGC_01 chromosome 2, HZGC01, whole genome shotgun sequence, the following are encoded in one genomic region:
- the si:dkey-29d8.3 gene encoding uncharacterized protein si:dkey-29d8.3, which translates to MPLLGDHKILRILLIVLSQLAYIATLIVNALAGSGKGPFHRSTGNISDRYWTEITPAGWTFSIWGIIYSWLFLMNVYILTSFCRGLYSSPAILPSEFFLSWIINMILNSIWLVLWDRELMIPALIVLALIAFTNYLLIFFSCIGLRTHGAWLKQHHPKELLCIIVLVQNGIATYATWTTIATLLNFTVVLNIASVSTTNAATASLCILLLEVIIWFTVENFLIEKHVRYILTIYPVIIYALIGSLSKHYDAAAPGRNAIFSVVLLVMACIVLVVRVGLVVWRHRTRPLFCEVL; encoded by the exons ATGCCGCTTTTGGGGGATCACAAGATCTTGCGTATTTTGCTCATTGTCCTTTCTCAATTAGCTTACATTGCTACTTTGATTGTCAATGCGCTCGCGGGATCAGGGAAAG GTCCATTCCATCGCAGCACTGGAAATATATCAGACAGATATTGGACAGAGATCACTCCTGCAGGATGGACCTTCTCTATATGGGGAATCATATATTCCTGGCTCTTCCTGATGAATGTATATATCCTGACTTCCTTCTGTAGAGG GTTGTACTCAAGTCCAGCAATCCTTCCCTCTGAATTCTTTCTCTCATGGATCATCAACATGATTCTGAACAGCATCTGGCTAGTCTTGTGGGATAGAGA ATTGATGATCCCGGCACTGATTGTTCTGGCCCTGATTGCTTTCACCAACTACCTGCTGATCTTCTTCTCTTGTATTGGTTTACGGACTCATGGAGCTTGGCTGAAACAGCACCACCCAAAAGAACTTCTCTGCATCATAGTGTTG GTTCAAAATGGTATTGCCACCTATGCAACATGGACAACCATTGCCACACTGCTCAACTTCACTGTTGTGTTGAATATCGCATCAGTTTCCACAACAAATGCTGCTACAGCTTCTTTATGCATACTTCTTTTGGAAGTAATTATATG GTTTACAGTTGAAAACTTTCTAATAGAGAAGCATGTCCGTTACATCCTTACCATTTACCCTGTGATTATCTATGCTCTAATTGGAAGCCTAAGCAAGCATTACGACGCAGCTGCACCTGGCCGGAACGCAATCTTTTCAG TGGTGCTCCTTGTGATGGCCTGTATTGTGTTAGTGGTGCGGGTGGGTCTGGTGGTTTGGAGACACAGGACTCGGCCTCTCTTCTGTGAAGTTCTGTGA